The Haloplanus sp. GDY1 genomic sequence CGCGTGTAGCGAAGGAGGAAGTCCCAGAGGAAGGTGACGGCGAACGGGTCGACGGTGACGAGCCCCCAGGCGAAGACGAACGTGGGTGGGCGAGCGCCCGCGAAGGTCTGGACCGACCACGGGACCGCGAGGAGCGCGAGGACGGCGAGCGGGTCGGCGGCCGAACGATCGGACACGCTACCGGCGGGCGACGACGCGCATCACGTCCTCGTCGGCGAGTTCGTGGTCGCGTCCGACCTGCTGTTCGTCGTGTTTCGCGCTCGGGCCGGTGACCCGGGCGAAGCGAAACCGCTCGTCGAGGGTGCCACCCAGCTTCTCGAGCGCGTCGTCGACGGTGTGTTCGCCCTCCCGCAGAACCAGCGGCTCCTCGTAATCGACGCCCCGTCCCGGTTTGTCCATGTACACTCGGATCAGGCCCAGCGCGTCCCATATCTCCTCTTTGAGGGCGTCGAGACCGCGATCCTCCGCCGCGCTGATGAACACCACCTCGTCGGGATCGAGGCCGTGGTCGCGGAGCTCCTCCTCCACGGTGGGGAGGTAGTCCTTGTCGATCAGATCGGCCTTGTTGACCGCGACGATGGAGGGGAGATACACCCGGTTGTCCTGGATGCCGTCGATGAGTTCGTCGATGGAGCAGTCGCCGCGGATCGTCACGTCGGCGTTGACGTAGCCGTGTTCGCGGAGGACGCTCTTGATCGTCCCCTCGTCGAGGTTCACGTCGTCGGTCGTGGTCACACGGAGCCCCCCCTTGCCCGTCTTGGTGATCGAGAGGTTCGGCGGGGACGTGTCCAGTCGCACCTTGTTGGCGTACAGTTCCTCGCTGAGGCGGTCGTACTGCTGGATCTCGAACACCGAGAGGACGAACACCACGAGGTCGGTCGTGCGGACGACCGACAGCACCTCCTGCCCGCCGCCGCGTCCGCCGGCGGCGCCCTCGATCAGCCCCGGGACGTCGAGGATCTGGATGTTGGCGCCGTTGTACTTGAGCATCCCGGGGTTCACGTCGAGCGTGGTGAACTCGTACTCCCCGACCTCGCTCTCGGCGTTGGTGAGGGCGTTCAACAGGGTCGATTTGCCGACGCTGGGGAAGCCGACGAGGCCGACGCTGGCGTCGCCGGTCTTCTCGACGGCGTACCCCTGCCCGCCGCCCGACGAGGACCGCTGTTCGAGCTTCTCCTTTTTTTCCGCCAGCTTCGCCTTCAGCCGACCGATGTGCTGTTCGGTGGACTTGTTGTACGGCGTGTTGGCGATCTCCTCACGGAGGTCCTCGATCTCCTCCTCCAGACCCATTACCCGCCACTCGGCCGGCGGCGTCGAAAAACCTGTTCCTTCGGCGTGGCGCGGTCCCGCGCCCCAAGCGGTCCCACGCCCCAAGCGGTCCCACGCCCCAAGTGATAGCGTTTCGACACGGTTATACTGTGGTGTGGAGACGTGGGGAACGGAACCGATGCCGGATCCCGAGCGGCTGCGAGACAGCACCCAGATCGTGCTGCCCTGTGAGGAGCTGTCCGGACTCCGCGGCGACATCGAGTCCGACTTCGCCGTCTCCGTCTTCGCGGCCGACGGGACGACCTGTCGGATCGTCGGCAGCCCGGTCGAGATCAAGGCCGTCGGTCGCTTTCTCGCCCGCCACGGGATCAACCTCGCGTGAGGACGCGTCGAAGCGTTTTCTACGGTCGACTCCCTACGCCGCGTATGGACGATCAACCGGGACTGAGCGATCAGTATCGGATGGCGAGTCCCTGGCCGCTCTTCGTCGCGCTCGGCATCCCCATCGCGGAACTCGGCATCCTGTTCGACGTGTTCGTCGTCGCGGTGGCGGGGCTGCTCCTGTTCTGCGGGAGCGTGACCGGGCTGATCCGGGAGGCCGGCTACGCCGAGACGGCGTGGCGACCGCTCGCCGTCTTCGCCGTCCTCCTGGTCGCCGTCGGCGGCGTCCTCGCCTTCACCGACGTGAACCTCGTGACGCGCGGCTACGCCATCATCACGGCCGGCGTCATCCTCGCCCTCGCGGGCATCGGCGGCGAACTGTTCGTCCCGAAACGGGAACCGGTCTGAGCGCCGTCACGGGAGCGCTCGCGGCGGTCGACCGACCCCACCTGCCCGGATGGAAACCTATTTGTTCGGCCTGTGTTATGGGTGGGATATGGCGACGAAAGTGTTCGATCGGGAGACGCTCCTCGATCTGACGGTGAATTTCATTCCGCTGTTCATCATCCTCTTTTTCATCGTCGGATACGCCGTCTTCAACCCGTTCGACATCGGCACGACGGGTCGGATCCTCCAGTACGTACTGCTGGTCGCTCCCTTCGTTTTGCTCGCGATCCTGACCTACCTCTCGGGCAAGGCCATCTCGCTGGCGGAGAAGGGAAGTCCGGTGTACATGCCCGGCGGCGCGACCGTCGACGGCGCCGAACCGATCGAGGACGAACACGGGGAGTGACCCCCCGCCGGACGGCCGTCAGCCCCTCCGAGAGCCGCGTCCGTCGGCCGATCCGTCGAAAACCGGTCCCGAATATTTCTTAACCCTGCGTTCCTGAGCAACGCCCATGCAGATCACCGGACAGTTAGCGTTGACGGTGTTCATGGGGCTCTTCCTCGTGATCATCGCCGCGTGGCTCGCGCGGATCGAGGACTGGCGGTCGTACACGCCGCTCGGGAGCGGCGGGGCGACCGGCGAGTCGGGGTACGTCTCACAGGAGAAGCCGGCCGGTATCATCCGTTGGCTGACGACGGTCGACCACAAGGACATCGGGATGCTCTACGGCGCCTACGGCGTCATCGCCTTCGTCGTCGGCGGCCTCATGATCATGATCATGCGGGTCGAGCTGATCGACCCCGGAATGACGATCATCTCGAACACGTTTTACAACTCCCTGTTGACGAGTCACGGGATCACCATGCTGTTCCTGTTCGGGACGCCCATCATCGCGGCGTTCGCGAACTACCTCGTCCCGCTCCTGATCGGCGCGGACGACATGGCGTTCCCCCGGATCAACGCCATCGCCTTCTGGCTCCTGCCGCCCGGGGCGCTGCTCATCTGGGCCGGGTTCTTCCCGCTCGGTGACATCGTCCCCGCCCAGACCGCCTGGACGCTCTACACGCCGCTCTCGGCGGGCGTCGGCGGCGGCAATCAGGCCAACGCCGGGGTCGACCTGATGATCCTCGGCCTCCACCTCACCGGCGTCTCGGCGACGATGGGGTCGATCAACTTCATCGCGACCATCCTCACCGAACGCGCCGAGGAGGTGACCTGGGCCAACCTCGACATCTTCTCGTGGACCATCCTCACCCAGTCGGGGCTGATCCTCTTTGCCTTCCCGCTGCTCGGGAGCGCGCTGATCATGCTCCTGCTGGACCGCAACCTCGGCACCACCTTCTTCGCCATCGAAGCCGGCGGGACGATGCTCTGGCAACACCTGTTCTGGTTCTTCGGCCACCCCGAGGTGTACATCCTCGTCCTCCCGCCGATGGGCATCGTCAGTTACGTCCTCCCGCGGTTCTCCGGCCGGCGGCTGTTCGGCTTCAAGTTCGTCGTCTACTCCACGCTCGCCATCGGCGTGCTCTCCTTCGGCGTCTGGGCCCACCACATGTTCGCCACCGGCATGGACCCGCGCCTGCGCGCCTCGTTCATGGCGGTGTCGCTCGCCATCGCCATCCCCTCGGCGGTGAAGACGTTCAACTGGATCACGACGATGTGGAACGGCCGCCTCCGCCTGACGACGCCGATGCTGTTCTGTGTCGGCTTCGTCTCCAACTTCATCATCGGCGGCGTCACCGGCGTCTTCCTCGCCTCCATCCCCGTCGACCTGGTGCTTCACGACACCTACTACGTCGTCGGCCACTTCCACTACATCGTCATGGGCGCCATCGCCTTCGCCGGCTTCGCCGGACTCTACTACTGGTTCCCGATGTTCACCGGCCGGATGTACCAGCGCCGCCTCGGCAAGTGGCACTTCTGGCTCTGGATGTTCGGGTCGAACATCACGTTCATCGCCATGATCGTCCTCGGCTACGGCGGCATGCCCCGGCGCTACTCCACCTACCTGCCGCAGTTCGCCACCTTCCACCAGATCGCCACGCTCGGCGCCGTGTTGATGTTCGTCGGCGGCCTCATCTGGACGTACAACTTCGTCGTCTCGTGGCTGGAGGGGCCGAAGGTGCAGGACGGCGACCCGTGGAACCTGCGCGACGACGGCATGTACACCAACGAGTGGCAGTGGTTCGAGAACAGGATGGAGACGGCCATCACCGACGGCGGCGACGAGGAGGTCGCCACCGACGGCGGCACGACCGACGAGTAAGCAGCCCCCGTTTTCGGTCGCGGTTCGACGCCGCAGTCAGGTCGCCAGCAGGATGCCGGTGACGAACATCAGGAGCGCGACGCTCCCCAGAATGATGCCGAGGATGTCCTGGTTGGTCATACGTCGAGGGACGACCGGCGTCGGCAAAGGCTCGTCGGTTCGAATGGAAAGCGCTAATCGCCTCCCGGCCGTAGCGCCGCCGTGACCGGGACGCAGTCGCGCCTCGACGGCCGGCGGTTCGTGCTGTTCCTGTACGTGCTCATCGTCGGCATCGCCGGCGCCCTCGGCCTCGTACTGGGGTCGGTCGTCCCGATGGGGAGCGCGCCGCGGCTGTTCTTCCTGATCCGGCTGCCGCCGACCGGAGTCGGCTTCGCGGCCTACGGGATGGTGACCGTCGCCGT encodes the following:
- a CDS encoding OBG GTPase family GTP-binding protein: MGLEEEIEDLREEIANTPYNKSTEQHIGRLKAKLAEKKEKLEQRSSSGGGQGYAVEKTGDASVGLVGFPSVGKSTLLNALTNAESEVGEYEFTTLDVNPGMLKYNGANIQILDVPGLIEGAAGGRGGGQEVLSVVRTTDLVVFVLSVFEIQQYDRLSEELYANKVRLDTSPPNLSITKTGKGGLRVTTTDDVNLDEGTIKSVLREHGYVNADVTIRGDCSIDELIDGIQDNRVYLPSIVAVNKADLIDKDYLPTVEEELRDHGLDPDEVVFISAAEDRGLDALKEEIWDALGLIRVYMDKPGRGVDYEEPLVLREGEHTVDDALEKLGGTLDERFRFARVTGPSAKHDEQQVGRDHELADEDVMRVVARR
- a CDS encoding DUF7541 family protein, with product MDDQPGLSDQYRMASPWPLFVALGIPIAELGILFDVFVVAVAGLLLFCGSVTGLIREAGYAETAWRPLAVFAVLLVAVGGVLAFTDVNLVTRGYAIITAGVILALAGIGGELFVPKREPV
- a CDS encoding DUF6684 family protein, with amino-acid sequence MATKVFDRETLLDLTVNFIPLFIILFFIVGYAVFNPFDIGTTGRILQYVLLVAPFVLLAILTYLSGKAISLAEKGSPVYMPGGATVDGAEPIEDEHGE
- a CDS encoding cbb3-type cytochrome c oxidase subunit I, with protein sequence MGLFLVIIAAWLARIEDWRSYTPLGSGGATGESGYVSQEKPAGIIRWLTTVDHKDIGMLYGAYGVIAFVVGGLMIMIMRVELIDPGMTIISNTFYNSLLTSHGITMLFLFGTPIIAAFANYLVPLLIGADDMAFPRINAIAFWLLPPGALLIWAGFFPLGDIVPAQTAWTLYTPLSAGVGGGNQANAGVDLMILGLHLTGVSATMGSINFIATILTERAEEVTWANLDIFSWTILTQSGLILFAFPLLGSALIMLLLDRNLGTTFFAIEAGGTMLWQHLFWFFGHPEVYILVLPPMGIVSYVLPRFSGRRLFGFKFVVYSTLAIGVLSFGVWAHHMFATGMDPRLRASFMAVSLAIAIPSAVKTFNWITTMWNGRLRLTTPMLFCVGFVSNFIIGGVTGVFLASIPVDLVLHDTYYVVGHFHYIVMGAIAFAGFAGLYYWFPMFTGRMYQRRLGKWHFWLWMFGSNITFIAMIVLGYGGMPRRYSTYLPQFATFHQIATLGAVLMFVGGLIWTYNFVVSWLEGPKVQDGDPWNLRDDGMYTNEWQWFENRMETAITDGGDEEVATDGGTTDE
- a CDS encoding DUF7520 family protein, which translates into the protein MTGTQSRLDGRRFVLFLYVLIVGIAGALGLVLGSVVPMGSAPRLFFLIRLPPTGVGFAAYGMVTVAVALGVPLALVGYLSDRLDTETARGKDT